GGACGATCCTTCTTTCGGCCAACCTCACCTCCTCCATCATCCAGCCCCTCTTCGGCCATCTCTCCGATCGAAGGCCCATCGGATGGTTTCTTCCCCTTGCGCCCGTCCTCGCCTGCGTGGGGATCTCGGCGGCGGGCTTCATGCCGAATTACTTCCTCCTCCTGTCCTGCGTCATCCTCTCCGGCATCGGGATCGCGATCTTCCATCCGGAGGGGTTCAAAACGGCCCATTTCTTCACGGGAGAGAAGCGGGCCACGGGGATGTCCATCTTCGCGGTGGGAGGGAATTTGGGGATCGCCCTCGGTCCGATCTGGGCGGTGACGCTCGTCACCCTCTTTGGGATCCACGGCACCCTGGGCCTCGCCTTTCCTGGAATCCTGATCAGCACCATCATGCTTCTCCTTCTGTCAAAAATAACCTCGCCCGTGAAGGTCGCCCAGAAGCAGGCGGGGCCCGAGGAGAAGCGGGCCCTTACCAAGGATCAGAAGTGGACCTTCTTCCTCCTGATCGCCATCGCCACGATACGGGCCTGGGTCCAGTTCGGCATGGCGACCTATATCCCCTTCTACTACATCAACTACCTCAAGGGAAATCCCCTTTACGCCGGAAAGCTCGTCTCCACCTTCCTCATCTCCGGTGCGGCGGGGACGCTCCTCGGTGCGCCCCTGGCGGATCGGTGGGGGCACAAGAGATTTCTCAGCGTCACCCTCCTCCTCTCCTTTCCCCTCTTCCTCCTCTTCCACTCAAGCAGTGGCCTGGCCTCCTTCCTCCTGATCGGGTTGGCAGGGATGGTCCTCATCTCCTCCTTCGCCCTCACCACGGTCATGGCCCAGGCCACCCTCCCTCACCATCTTGGCATGGCCTCGGGCATGATGGTCGGTTTCACCATCAGCGCAGGAGGCATCGGGGTCACCGCCCTCGGGGCCATTGCCGATGCCTGGGGGGTTCCAGCAGCGATGAAGGCCATCTTGGTCCTTCCCCTGTTCGCCTTCGGCCTTTCGCTGATCCTCAAATATCCCCTCCGATTGAAAGGTGAACCATGAGAGCGGTCCTGGTCACGGGCGGTGCCGGATTTATCGGGTCTCACCTCTGTGAAAGGCTCCTCCGGGCGGGGCATGGGGTCATCTGTCTCGACAATTTCGACCCTTACTACGACCCCCATTTAAAGCTCAGAAATGTCGAGGCAATCCATAAGAAGTTCCCCGATGCCTTCACTCTGGTCACCGGAGACATACGGAATCGGGATCACCTCGTGGACCTTTT
Above is a window of Thermodesulfobacteriota bacterium DNA encoding:
- a CDS encoding MFS transporter — its product is MQKLNLKVLGLLSAAHFVTDLNQGALPALLPFFKESLHLSYTMAGTILLSANLTSSIIQPLFGHLSDRRPIGWFLPLAPVLACVGISAAGFMPNYFLLLSCVILSGIGIAIFHPEGFKTAHFFTGEKRATGMSIFAVGGNLGIALGPIWAVTLVTLFGIHGTLGLAFPGILISTIMLLLLSKITSPVKVAQKQAGPEEKRALTKDQKWTFFLLIAIATIRAWVQFGMATYIPFYYINYLKGNPLYAGKLVSTFLISGAAGTLLGAPLADRWGHKRFLSVTLLLSFPLFLLFHSSSGLASFLLIGLAGMVLISSFALTTVMAQATLPHHLGMASGMMVGFTISAGGIGVTALGAIADAWGVPAAMKAILVLPLFAFGLSLILKYPLRLKGEP